In the genome of Photobacterium sp. TLY01, one region contains:
- a CDS encoding DUF2760 domain-containing protein, translating to MTVDLSAMPTTLDMAHGVLAALVVILLLLYVTKKGKPVEVEKVIEKEVQVEKIVEVEKPVEKIVEVEKIVEVESKLKTATPDAALQLLSLLQKEARFIDFMQEDLKGFADAEIGAAARVIHEGGKKVLDEYFSFAPVRSEEEETRITLPEGFNASEVRLTGNVVGNAPFTGTLIHRGWKVTEINLPKMSDGHDPRILSAAEVEL from the coding sequence ATGACTGTGGATTTATCCGCAATGCCAACCACTCTTGATATGGCGCATGGCGTACTGGCTGCGCTGGTTGTAATTTTGTTATTGCTCTATGTGACAAAGAAAGGCAAACCGGTAGAAGTTGAGAAAGTCATCGAAAAAGAAGTCCAGGTTGAGAAAATTGTCGAAGTAGAAAAACCCGTTGAAAAAATTGTTGAAGTCGAGAAGATTGTCGAGGTGGAATCGAAACTCAAGACCGCAACGCCAGACGCAGCACTTCAGCTCCTGTCTCTGCTGCAAAAAGAAGCGCGTTTCATCGACTTTATGCAAGAAGACCTGAAAGGCTTTGCCGATGCTGAAATTGGTGCGGCAGCCCGTGTAATTCACGAAGGTGGTAAAAAAGTACTGGATGAATATTTCAGCTTTGCGCCAGTGCGCAGTGAAGAAGAAGAAACCCGCATCACCTTACCAGAAGGCTTTAATGCTTCTGAAGTCCGCCTGACAGGCAATGTGGTGGGTAATGCGCCTTTCACTGGCACACTCATCCACCGCGGATGGAAAGTCACAGAGATCAATTTACCTAAAATGTCAGACGGACACGACCCACGTATCCTGTCGGCTGCAGAGGTTGAGCTATAA